GTGCTCCCGGAAACGCCGGGATAAGCCGCCATGCCGAGTGTGTGGCTATCGGCGTCGGAGATTTTGATTCGCTTGCGCAGTTCGTCAAGAAAGAGTCGGTGGATCTTACGGTTGTCGGTCCCGAACAGCCTCTTTGCGAAGGAATAACAGATTTTTTTGAAAAAGAGGGTCTTTTGGTCTTTGGTCCCTCTAAAGCCGCGGCGGAGCTTGAAGGAAGCAAGAGTTTCTCAAAAAACCTGATGAAGAAATACGGAATTCCAACCGGAGAATATTCCGTGTTCACCGATATCGGACAGGCGATTGCCAAGGTAAGGGAAAGCGAGCCTCCTTTTGTGGTGAAGGCAGACGGTCTCGCGGCCGGCAAAGGCGTTATCATATGCGCTTCTCAAGTGGAGGGCGAGGATGCGCTTCGTTCAATGATGGAGCGTGCAGCGTTCGGCGAGGCAGGGACTAAGGTCGTGATAGAGGAATTTCTTGCGGGCGAGGAGGCTTCTTTTTTCGCCTTTACCGACGGGGAAACCGTACTTCCTCTGGAGCCTTCTCAAGACCATAAGCCAATTTTTGACGGAGACAAGGGGCCGAATACAGGAGGCATGGGGGCTTACACTCCTGCCCCCGTGGTTACCGACCAGCTTAGGCAGAGAATAATTGACGAAGTCATGGTTCCAACCGTCCAAGCGATGAAATCCGAGGGGAGAACTTACAGGGGAATTCTCTACGCTGGACTGATGATAAAGGACGATGACCTCAAGGTGCTTGAATTCAACTGCCGCTTCGGTGACCCCGAAGCCCAGCCTCTTCTTATGAGAATGGGATCGGACATCGTTCCTATTCTTTATTCAATAGCCCGTGGCGAGATGAAAGCGGATCCCATAGAATGGAAAGACGGCTTCTGTGTGTGCGTAGTCATGGCTTCAAGGGGCTATCCCGGAAGTTATGATAAGGGGGTTGAACTTAAAAAACTAAAGGATTTTAAAGACACTAGCGAGACAGTAATTTTTCATGCCGGAACTGCTTTTTCTGGAGATAAACTCGTTACAAGCGGCGGAAGGGTTCTCGGAGTCACTTCTTTCGGTAGTACTATAGAGGAATCCATACAGAGTGCTTATGAGACCGTCAATTTCGTTTCCGATGAAAATCTGGTTTACAGAACGGATATAGGAAAGAAAGCGCTTTTGCGCATTGCAAACCAGAAACTTAATCACAAAATACAGAAGATTTTAGATAAATGTAGCAAAGGAAAATATATTTTTCGCGGCGAAAAAGAGTGTTATGACAAAGTATCTTCAAACTTATACAGATATTATAGCGAATTGTATAAAACTAGAGGGCAGCCCCTTGATAATAATTTTCCTGTCTCAAAATTAGAAAAAGAGATTGTTGACAGAGCAAAAAGGCACATTCGTCTTGACGCTCCAAATATTGAGGTTCTGACACAATTACAACATCATGGTGGGAAAACCACCTTGATCGACTTTACTAAGAATATCTATGTTGCTTTGTTTTTTGCCTGTAATGGAAGTTTTGATAAAGACGGCAGGATAGTCTTACTCAGTACATCCGGAATACCAGAACAAACCGATATTGATTATGAAAAGGAGAATGAATACACGATAGTTCGTCCCACAAGTAAAAACCCGCGAGTTGTTTTCCAAAATAGCATATTTCTTCACGTCACTAAGGGGTTTATGGAAACAGGCAAATATGAAATCTTTAAAGTTGAAAAAGATTTAAAAAAAGAATTCCTAGATTATTTACGTCAATACTTTGGTATAGAAAGCGAAAGTATCTACAATGACATACAGGGCTTTATTGAGAATCAGGAGAATTACCCGGATGCGGAAGCAGAATTTTATCTAGGAGTAATGCGCCATGATGAAGATTTATTTGGTAAAGCCGTAACACATTACAACGAAGCCGTAAGATTAAAACCTCAATTCGCCGAAGCGTATTTCAACCGCGCAGTTGCAAAGGCTGATCTGAAAGAAGTAGAAGAAGCTATTAGGGATTATGACCAAGCTATAGAATTGAGGCCTGAATTTGTTAAGGCATATGTTAACAGAGGTAATATGAAGACTCAATTGGGTAAATTTGAGGAAGCTGTTGAAGATCTTGATCAAGCATTAAAACTAAGCTCCGAACATGTCGAAGCGTATACAAACCGCGGTTACACGAAAACCCTCTTGGGCAGGCTGGAAGAAGCTATTAAAGATTACAACCAAGCTATAGAATTAAAGCCTGATAACGAGACATATACTAATCGAGGTTCTGCAAAAGTTGCTTCGGGGTGCCCAGAAGAAGGTATAAAAGATTTCGACAAAGCTATAGAACTGAATCCCAAATCCGCCAGAGCATATTATAATCGAGGGCTTGCCAGACTTTCCATGGGTAATCCGGAAGAAGCCATAAGAGATTTTGACAAATCTATAGAATTAGATCCTAAACATATGGAAACATACATCAATCGAGGCTCCATGAAAGTCGTTTTGGGCAATTATGAGGAAGCTATAAAAGATTTTGACAAGGCTGTAGAGCTAAGTCCCCTACGCGCTGGAGGATATTTCAACCGAGGCAATGTTAAAGTCCGCTTGGGCAACTATGAGGAAGCTATAAAAGATTTTGACAAATCTATAGAATTAGAACCCTTATCTGCGGAAGCATATTACAGTCGAGGCAAGGTCAGAACTCACTTGGGCTATGAGAAAGAAGCTGGAAAAGATTTCGATAAAGCAAAAAAGTTAGATCCTGAGAAGTATTCATAATAATTTCGGTGAGTACGGTCTGAAACTGAATTCATTGGTTCACAAAACCGATTTCTAAACGATGGGCCAAAATAGTTAAGTCTTTCTTCACCAACGACCCCAAGCCTAAAAAATCTTTCGAGAAAACCGAAAAAGCAACCATTTTTCCGCAAAGCATTATAGCTTGACTAGCATCGTATATAGCCCCGAAAATTTTTTGTTGAAAACCTGTTTTCTTTCTGTAATATAGTCCTTCCCTCGATTTGGGATTTAGCGGTTTTTTCCGTTTTTTCATTTGACATCCGTCCGTTATAAAGCTTATAATAATCGGATTACCCAAATTTGGGAGAGGATGATTTTATGCCTACGATAAGCCAGTTGCTTAACAAGGGAAGAGAGACGGTTAAGAAGAAAAGCAAGGCCAGAGCTCTTCAGAGATGTCCCCAGCGAAGGGGGGTTTGCGTGAGGGTTTACACCACCACTCCAAAAAAGCCTAACTCCGCGCTTAGGAAGGTCGCTAGGATAAGGCTTACAAACGGCATAGAGGTCACAGGATACATACCCGGAGAAGGACACACGCTGCAGGAGCACTCCGTTGTGCTAGTCAGGGGGGGCAGGGTGAAAGATCTTCCCGGAGTTAGATACCACATAGTCAGGGGAACTCTTGACTCAACTGGAGTTGAAAACAGAAGAAACGGGAGATCCAAATACGGAGCCAAAAAGCCTAAGTAACAGGCGGGAAGCAGCAGATGCCGAGAAAAGGTAGGGTAGCAAGAAAAAAACTGGCTCCGGATTCCAGAACTGGAGATCCGATAGTCGCCAAGTTTATAAACAGCCTGATGTACGACGGCAAGAAGAGCAAGGCGGAAAAAATCTTCTACGATTCTCTTGACAAGATAAGCGAAAAAACCGGAAAGGACCCGCTTGAAGTGTTTCACGATGCTCTTGACAGGGTGAAGCCCTCGGTCGAGGTAAGGTCAAGACGCGTCGGCGGAGCTAACTATCAGGTTCCCATGGAAGTGAGTTCCTTCAGAAGGCAGTCCCTTGGGATCAGATGGCTCATAAATTCCTCCCGCTCAAGATCAGAAAAATCGATGGTAGACAAGCTTTCTTCGGAAATAATTGACGCCCATAACAACAGGGGCAATGCCGTGAAGAAGAAAGAGGATATTCACAGAATGGCCGAGGCCAACAGGGCCTTTGCCCACTACAGGTGGTAATTCCCCGGAGGATTAAGGTGTCAGAACAGATATTCCCCATAGACAGGGTGAGAAACATCGGAATTGTTGCTCACATAGACGCTGGCAAGACCACCACTACTGAAAGAATACTTTTCTATACTGGCATAACCTACAAAATCGGCGAGGTGCACGAAGGCGCGGCGACCATGGACTGGATGGAGCAGGAGCGCGAAAGGGGCATCACCATTACTTCCGCTACCACTACGTGTTTCTGGAAGGACTGCAGGATAAACATCATAGATACTCCCGGCCACGTTGATTTCACCATAGAGGTTGAAAGATCGCTCAAAGTGCTTGACGGGGCAGTGGTTGTGTTTGACTGCGTCGGAGGAGTCGAACCTCAGACCGAGACGGTTTGGGGACAGGCCGACCGGTATTCAGTTCCAAGAATGTGTTTTGTGAACAAGATGGACAGGGTCGGGGCGGATTTCTACAAGGTCGTGGACCAGATAGTTGAAAGGCTTAACGCCAATCCCGTGTGTCTTCAGATTCCCTGGTTTGACGGCGACGACTTCACCGGAATAGTTGACCTGATAAGGATGAAAATGGCGGTCTGGGACGGGGAAAGCCTTGGGGCCAAGTTTGAATTCATAGATATTCCCGAGGACACCAAGGAGCAGGCGGCCGAGTACAGGGAGAAACTTATAGAAGCCCTCTCGGATAACGACGAGGAGATAATGGAGCTTTATCTCGACGGGGAGGATGTCCCCGAAGAGATGATCCGGAAATCCATAAGACGACAGACAATCGACGCGACCATAGTCCCGGTTATGCTGGGATCGGCTTTTAAGAACAAGGGAGTGCAACTCCTGCTTGACGCCGTTGTGGAATACATGCCTGCTCCCGTGGATCTGCCACCGGTAAAAGGCATTCATCCCAAAACCGATGAGGAAGTCGAAAGAAACCCCGACAAAGAAGAGCCCTTCTCCGCGCTTGCGTTTAAGATCATGTCGGACCCGTTCGTCGGCCAGCTTACCTACCTCCGGGTTTATTCAGGCAAACTGAAATCAGGCACCATCGTCTACAATTCGTCCAATCTTAAGAATGAGAAAATCGGAAGACTTCTTCGCATGCACGCGGAAAAACGCGAGGATATAAAAGAGGTTGAGGCCGGCGGTATAGCGGCTGCGGTTGGGCTTAAGAACACTCTTACGGGCGATACCCTGTGCTCGGATTCAAATCCCGTCATACTTGAGAGTCTTCATATCTCGGACCCGGTAATTTCGATTGCAATAGAACCTAAGTCAAACGCCGACCAGGAGAGACTCGGTCTCTCGCTTAGCAAGCTTGCAATGGAGGATCCTTCCTTCAAGGTGAAAACCGATGAGGAGACCCGTCAGACGGTAATTTCCGGCATGGGGGAGCTTCACCTTGAGATAATCGTCGACAGGCTTAAAAGGGAATTCAAGGTAGATGCGAACGTAGGGAGGCCTCAGGTTGCTTACAGAGAGACGATAACCGACACTTCTCAAACCGAAGGGAAGTACATAAGACAGACCGGTGGGCGTGGTCAGTACGGCCACGTGAAGATAAGGGTGGAGCCTCTTGAGAGGGGTGAAGGATTTCAGTTCCACGATCAGATAAAGGGAGGGGTGATTCCCAAGGAGTTTATTCCCGCGGTGGAGAAAGGAATAGTCGAGGCCATGGATACTGGAGTTGTCTCCGGGTATCCGGTTGTCGACGTGGCGGTCACTCTTTACGACGGTTCTTTTCACGATGTCGATTCCTCGGAGATCGCTTTTAAGATCGCCGGTTCCATGGCATTTAAGGAGGCGATTCATAAATCTTCTCCGGTTGTGCTTGAGCCCGTAATGAAGCTTGAGGTGGTTGTTCCCGAAGCTCACATGGGAACTGTCATAGGTGATCTGAGTTCAAGGCGCGGAAGAGTAAGCAGTACGGAAATGAGAGGTGCTATGCAGGCGGTAAAGGCGGAAGTTCCGCTTGGCGAAATGTTCGGTTACGCGACCCACTTGAGGTCAATGACCGAAGGCAGGGGATTGTTCACTATGGAATTTTCCCATTATTTCGCCCTGCCCGCCAACATAGCCGAAGAGTTAAAACAGGCAGCCAATGTCAGCTGATATTTTTATGTTCTTTTTAACAAGGAGGTCAACGAGAGATGTCTAAGGCGAAGTTTGAGAGGGGGAAGCCGCATTTAAACATAGGTACGATAGGCCATGTGGATCATGGCAAGACTACTTTAACGGCGGCGATAACGAGCATACTGTCAAAGCGAGGGCAGGCGGAGTACGTGGAGTTTGACAACATAGACAAGGCGCCAGAGGAGAGGGAGAGGGGGATAACGATAAACATAGCGCACGTTGAGTATGAAACGGACATCAGGCACTACGCGCACGTGGACTGTCCCGGTCACGCTGACTACGTGAAGAACATGATAACGGGGGCTGCGCAGATGGACGGTGCTGTGTTGGTGGTGAGCGCGCCTGACGGGCCTATGCCTCAGACAAGGGAGCACATACTGTTAGCAAGGCAGGTAGGGGTGCCGTACATAGTGGTGGCGCTTAACAAGGTAGACATGCTTGATGACGAGGAGTTGCTTGAGCTTGTGGAGCTTGAGATAAGGGAGCTTCTAAGCGAGTACGGGTTTCCAGGGGATGACATACCAGTGGTTAAGGTAAGCGCGCTTAAGGCGATAGAGGGAGATGAGGGGGCGGCAGAGCAGGTAGTGGAGTTAATGAATCAGATAGACAGTTATGTTCCGGAGCCCGAGAGGGACATGGACAAGCCGTTTTTGATGGCGATAGAGGATGTGTTCACGATATCGGGGAGGGGCACGGTGGTAACTGGGAGAGTGGAGAGGGGTAGGATAGTAGCTGGGAACGAGATAGAGATAGTGGGGTTTAAAGATACGACGAAGACTGTGGCTACGAGTTTGGAGATGTTCCGCAAGATACTTGACGATGCGCAGGCTGGGGACAACGTGGGAGTGTTGCTGAGGGGTACGGGGAAGGATGAAGTGGAGAGGGGGCAGGTGTTGAGTGCTCCTGGGAGCATAAAGCCACACAGGAAGTTCAAGGCTGAGGTGTACGTATTGAAGAAGGAGGAGGGGGGAAGGCACACGCCGTTTTTCCCTGGGTACAGGCCTCAGTTTTATTTAAGGACAACGGACGTGACAGGGGCGGTGATATTGCCTGAGGGGGTGGAGATGGTGATGCCAGGGGACAATGTGGGCATGGAAGTGGAGTTGATAGCACCGGTGGCGATGGAGGAGCAGTTACGTTTTGCGATAAGAGAGGGTGGAAGAACAGTAGGGGCAGGCGTAGTAACGGAAATCATTGAGTGATGAGTAAGGCTTCGAAGATAAGAATAAAGCTTAAGTCTTTTGACTACAGGCTTCTTGATAATTCAACGGAAGAAATTGTCGATACCGCCAAGAGAACGGGTGCGAGAATAGCCGGCCCGGTTCCGCTTCCTACCAGTATAAACAGGTACTGCGTGCTGCGCGGTCCTCACGTGAACAAGAATTCAAGAGAGCATTTCGAAATAAGAACGCACAAAAGACTTGTAGACATACTTGAGCCTACACAGCAGACAATAGATGAACTTATGAAACTAAACCTTGCTTCGGGTGTGGAAGTGGAGATAAAACTAACGGGTTCGTAAAAAATGATTCAGGGAATTATAGGAACAAAAAAGGGAATGACCGAGTTTTTCAACGATGACATGGTCAAGGTCATTACTACGGTAGTTGAAGCGGGTCCGTGCTTCGTGGTTTCGAAAAAAACCAAGGACTCAGACGGCTACGACGCTGTTCAGCTCGGTTTTGGGGAAGTAAAACCCCAGCGGCTCACGCGTCCCATGAAGGGACATTTCACAAAAGCCGGAGTGAACCCTACTGCGAAGCTTAAAGAGTTTTCCGCCACGGTTGATGATTACGAGGTGGGGGACTTGGTAAAAGTTGACATTTTCAAGGTTGGAGATGTTCTAGACGTCACGGCTAAAAGCAAGGGAAAGGGATTCGCCGGGACCATAAAACGTTACAATTTCTCAAGGCAGCCAATGTCCCACGGCGGCATGGCCCACAGGAGACCCGGCTCCATAGGACAGGCATCATCTCCGGCCAAGGTGTGGAAAGGGTTGAAAATGCCGGGGCGAATGGGTGGAAAGAATGTAACAGTTCAGGGCGTCAGGGTGGTTGACATAGATGTTGAGAGAAATCTTCTTTTCGTAAAGGGGTCGGTTCCGGGCCCGGTGGGAGGAACGCTTTTTCTCCGGCACACGTCAAAGGGGGCGAAAGATGCTCCAAGTTGACGTATATGACATCGCCAGGAAAAAGGTGGGGACAATAGAACTTCGCTCCGAAATATTTGAAGCTCCAGTGAAAAAGCACTTGCTCCATGAAGTAGTCAATTGGCAGCTTGCCAAAAAAAGGGCCGGAACCTCGTCCACCAAGACAAGAGCTGAAGTCCGAGGCGGCGGAGCAAAGCCATGGAAGCAGAAACACACAGGACGCGCAAGGGCGGGATCCAGGCGTTCCCCGATCTGGCGCAAGGGTGGAGTAGTTTTTGGACCGAAACCGAAAGACTGGTCTTACTCGATTCCGAAAAAGGTGAGAAAAGGGGCACTTGTTTCCGCTCTCTCAAGCCGTTTCGGCGAAGGTGCCATAGTTGTGCTCGACAGTTTTGAGCTTCCGGAGATAAAGACTAGGCAGGTGGCGAAATTCATGAAGGATTTTGAATTTTCCCAAGCTCTTGTGATTGTCAGTTCGGATAACGAGAATCTCCACAAGTCGGCAAGGAACATACCTGACGTAAAGGTGCTCAGGGATGACGGGCTTAATGTATACGACCTTCTCAGGCACAAGAACATAGTCATGGTGCGGGATTCGGTTGAAAAAATCCAGGAGAGACTATCATGAAAGATCCCCGTTCGGTCATAAAACTTCCTGTGATTACCGAGAAAAGCACAGAAGCCAGGGAAGACGGCTGGTATGTTTTTTCCGTAGACAGAAGATGCAACAAAAAGGAGATACAGGATTCCGTCGAGAAGATTTTCGGCGTCAAGGTGGACAAGGTGAGAACCCTTGTGCTTCCTGGAAAAAGGGTGAAAAGATTCGGCAGGGTCGTAGGAAAGAGGTCAGCGGTTAAAAAGGCTTACGTTAAGCTCAGAGAGGGAGAAATCAACCTGTTTGAGGGAGTTTGATCATGGGAGTAAAAAAATACAATCCCACATCTCCGGGAAGAAGGTTCATGTCCGGGTTTGATTTTGAGGAGGTAACCTCAAAAAAGCCCCACAAATCCCTTACGGTTTCTCTTAAAAAGAACTCAGGACGCAACTCGAATGGAAGGATTACCAGCTTCAGGAAAGGCGGCGGTCACAAGAAACGCTACAGAATAATAGACTTCAAAAGAGACAAACACGGCATACCCGCCAGAGTTGTCTCGCTGGAGTATGATCCGTATCGCTCGGCTAGAATTGCTCTTCTGTCCTATGCTGACGGTGAAAAAAGATATATCATAGCCCCTGCCGGCCTTAAAGTGGGTGATGAACTAAATTCCGGACCCGGGGTGGAAGTTTCAAACGGAAATGCTCTTCCCATAGAGAATATTCCCGTGGGTACGGTTATTCACAACATAGAAATGAGGCCCGGAGGCGGAGGAAAGCTGGTTCGTTCCGCAGGTTCGGCAGCGCAGATTGTCGCAAAAGACGGTAACTATGCCCAGATAAAACTCGCTTCTGGGGAAATAAGGCTGATTCATCTTCGGTGCATGGCTACCGTGGGAAGGATCGGAAACGCCGAGAACGAGCTTATAGTCTGGGGGAAGGCGGGGAGGTCCCGTCACAAGGGCATAAGACCCACGGTTCGCGGGGTGGCGATGAATCCAGTTGATCATCCCCATGGCGGAGGAGAAGGCAAGGCGACCAAGGGAAACCCTCATCCTGTTTCTCCTTGGGGATGGATTACGATAGGAAAGAAGACGAGAAACAACAAGAGAATGGACAAATATATAGTTAAGCCGAGAAGGGTTGGCTACGGAATGGATTAATCGCGGGAGCTTCAGATGGCAAGATCAAGCAAAAAGGGACTGTATGTGCACGAAAAGCTTATGAAGAAAGTTGAGCAGGCACAGAGTTCCGGGAGTCAGAGAATCATCAGGACCTGGTCAAGAGCTTCGATGATAATACCCGAGATGATAGGAATGACTTTCGCGGTTCACAACGGAACGAGGTTTATTCCCGTGTTCGTGTCTGAACAGATGGTAGGACATAAACTGGGCGAGTTTTCTCCCACGAGGACTTACCATGGTCATGCGGGTGATAGAAAAGCTAGAAAAAGATAGTAACGACGAGAGATAGCAGATGGTTTCTAAAGCAGTACATAAATATGCCAGAGTGTCGCCGAAGAAGGCTAGGGTGGTTCTTGACCTCATAAGGGGAAAAAGCGTGGAGGAAGCTTCCTCGATTCTGCTTTCCGCTCGCAGGAGGGTCTCGCCGCTACTCTCTAAGCTGCTTAAATCGGCTGTGGCCAACGCCTCTGAGAAAGGATACAGCGACATCGACTCCCTTTACATAAAGGAAGTCTACGCAACCCAGGGTCCGACACTTAAGCGTTTTAGGGCCAGGGCGATGGGAAGGGCTTTTGCCCGTAAAACCAGGATGAGTCATATAACGATAGTACTTGAACAGAGGGGATTCTGAATTGGGACAGAAAATTAATCCTATAGGACTTCGTATTGGAATAACCAAGTCATGGGATTCCAAGTGGTTTGCCGAGAAACAGATGTACAGGACTCTGCTCAAAGAGGATATAGACATCCGTAACTATGTGAAGAAGACCTTTTATCAGGCGGCCATATCGAACATTGAGATTGAAAGGGCCGCGGCGGACAAGGTCAGGATTCTAGTGTATGCGGCAAGGCCCGGGATCATCATAGGAAGAAAGGGTCAGGAGATAGAGCAACTCAAGAAAAAGCTCCAGCAGATGACCGGAAAAGGCATATTTCTTGACATAAGGGAAGTAAAGAGACCCGAAACCGATGCCCAGCTTGTTGCTGAGAACCTTGCCCTTCAGCTTGAAAGAAGGGTTGCATACAGAAGGGCCATGAAAAGGGTGCTTTCATCCTCTATCCGAGCCGGGGTTCTAGGAATAAAAGTCATGGTTGCCGGGCGTCTCGGCGGAGCCGAAATAGCGAGAAGGGAATGGTACAGGGAGGGAAGAGTGCCCCTCGGTACGCTCCGTGCGGATCTTGACTACGGGGTTGCCGAAGCGTCAACCACCTACGGAGTGATAGGCGTAAAGGTCTGGATATTCAAAGGCGAGATAATACAGAAAAAGACTAAAGAGAGAGCAGGTGAAATTCCTGAGAGTGTAGATACCGATGCTTCAGCCTAAGAAGACAAAGTACAGAAAACAGTTCAAGGGAAGAAACCGAGGAGCGGCGACCCGGGGAACGACGTTCGCCTTCGGCGACCTTGCGCTTCAGACGTTGGAAAACGGGACGATTACCTCAAGGCAGATAGAAGCCGCCCGTATTGCGATCACAAGACACGTGAAAAGGGGAGCAAATCTCTGGATAAGGATATTCCCCTATAAACCTGTTACCAAGAAGCCTGCAGAGACCAGAATGGGAAAGGGAAAGGGGGATGTGGACAAGTACGTGGCGCCAGTAAAAAGAGGACAGTTTCTTTACGAAATATCGGGAGTAAGCGAAGAACTTGCACGCTCAGCCTTAAGGCTTGCTTCCTATAAGCTTCCTCTTAGAACCAGGATAGTGTCCAGAAGCGAGGAGGAATTTATCTGATGGCAACGAACGCGGAAGAACTAAGAAACCTCACGCCCGAGGAACTGAACAAGCGCCATCGTGATGCGAATGAAGAGCTTTTCAATGTCAGAATACAGGTCGCCACTGGACAGAACCCCAACAATGCGAGGGTAAAGCAGCTGAGAAGGGAGATTGCGAGGATACTTACCATAAAAAAACAGCGGGATACGGCTTCGGGGAGTTAATTCTATGGAAAGAGGAAAGTTAAAGACCAGAACGGGAATTGTGGTAGGTAACAAGATGGACAAGACCGCGGTCGTGGAAGTACAGCGGATCAAAAGTCACGGTCGATATAAAAAGCAGATAAGAACCAGCAAGCGATTTAAGGTCCATGATGAGCGCAACGAGTGCAACATAGGAGACAAGGTCACAATAATAGAGTCAAGGCCCCACAGCAAAACCAAGAGGTGGAGGCTGGGCAAAGTGGTCAGTCAGGCCGCAAGCGCGTAGGACGTGGTTTTTGATTCTTCGGACTACGGGAGAAAAAAATGATTCAGTCAAGCACATATCTGGACTCGGCGGATAACACAGGGGCCAAAAGGCTTTTCTGCATAAAGGTCCTGGGAGGTTCCGGAAGAAAGTACGCGCGGCTTGGAGATGTTGTTGTGGTTTCGGTCAAGCAGGCAATTCCGAAGTCCAAGGTGGAGAAAGGTTCTGTGTACAAAGCCGTGATAGTAAGGGTGAGGAAGGAACAGAGAAGACCGGATGGTACGTATGTGCGCTTTGATAACAATGCCGCCGTTATAATAGACAAGGAAAACGAACCGATAGGTACGAGGGTTTTCGGACCGATCGCACGTGAACTGAGGCTCAAGGGTTTTATGAAAATTATCTCGCTTGCTCCGGAGGTCGTTTGAACATGTCATCTGGAAAGAGAAAGTTTCACATAAGGGCCGGGGATACGGTTTACGTGGTTGCGGGCAAGGAGAAAGGGAAGACCGGCAAGGTGCTGAGAATTGACAGAAACGTCGAAAAGGCCTTTGTCGAGAAGCTCAATATCATAAAGAGACACAACCGTCCGACGCAGAAAAACCCCGCTGGCGGAATCATCGAGAAAGAGGCCGGAATCCATATCTCGAATCTGATGCTGTACGATTCTGAGAGCAGTCGGCCGGTAAAGATTGGGTATAGAACCGGCGAGGACGGTAAGAAGGTAAGGTACAACAGAAGGACTGGAAAGGAAATCTGAGAAAATGGTTCCGAGAATAAAGACCCTATATAAGAGCGAGGTCGTACCTGCACTGATTGAAAAGTTTTCCTACGGAAACACTATGCAGGTTCCGAGGCTTGAGAAAATAGTAGTGAACATGGGGCTTGGGAGACTTAGTGAAGCCGGGAGACAGACAAAGGTAATAGATGAAGCCGTCTCGGAACTTGCGGATATAACAGGACAAAGGCCGGTGATTACCAAGGCGCGGAAGTCAGTTGCGGGTTTCAAGCTCAGAGAAGGCCAGCCGATAGGCTGCATGGTTACGCTCCGGGGAGAGAGAATGTATGAGTTTTTCGACCGTTTGGTGAACCTCGCCCTTCCAAGAGTCAGGGATTTTAAAGGACTGTCGCCACGGGCTTTTGACGGTTCCGGCAACTATACTCTGGGAATAAGGGAGCACTTGGTTTTTCCTGAAATAGATTACAGCAAGGTTCAGTACAACAAGGGAATGAATATTAGTCTGATTACCACTTCGAAAACCGATGCCGAGGCCATGGAACTTCTTGCCGGTCTCGGAGTGCCGTTTGCGAATAATTAGAAGAGAGGAATTATGGCCAGAAAAGCATTACTTGAGAAATCGAAGAGAGAGCCGAAGTTTCGCGTGCGTGCGGTTAACCGTTGCGTACTTTGCGGGAGACCGAGAGGT
The nucleotide sequence above comes from Candidatus Dadabacteria bacterium. Encoded proteins:
- the rplN gene encoding 50S ribosomal protein L14, which encodes MIQSSTYLDSADNTGAKRLFCIKVLGGSGRKYARLGDVVVVSVKQAIPKSKVEKGSVYKAVIVRVRKEQRRPDGTYVRFDNNAAVIIDKENEPIGTRVFGPIARELRLKGFMKIISLAPEVV
- a CDS encoding type Z 30S ribosomal protein S14: MARKALLEKSKREPKFRVRAVNRCVLCGRPRGFMRKFGLCRVCFRDLASKGHLPGVRKASF
- the rpsQ gene encoding 30S ribosomal protein S17 translates to MERGKLKTRTGIVVGNKMDKTAVVEVQRIKSHGRYKKQIRTSKRFKVHDERNECNIGDKVTIIESRPHSKTKRWRLGKVVSQAASA
- a CDS encoding 50S ribosomal protein L29 translates to MATNAEELRNLTPEELNKRHRDANEELFNVRIQVATGQNPNNARVKQLRREIARILTIKKQRDTASGS
- the rplE gene encoding 50S ribosomal protein L5; the protein is MVPRIKTLYKSEVVPALIEKFSYGNTMQVPRLEKIVVNMGLGRLSEAGRQTKVIDEAVSELADITGQRPVITKARKSVAGFKLREGQPIGCMVTLRGERMYEFFDRLVNLALPRVRDFKGLSPRAFDGSGNYTLGIREHLVFPEIDYSKVQYNKGMNISLITTSKTDAEAMELLAGLGVPFANN
- a CDS encoding 50S ribosomal protein L24, giving the protein MSSGKRKFHIRAGDTVYVVAGKEKGKTGKVLRIDRNVEKAFVEKLNIIKRHNRPTQKNPAGGIIEKEAGIHISNLMLYDSESSRPVKIGYRTGEDGKKVRYNRRTGKEI